The Thermoanaerobaculales bacterium genome segment CCGCCCGAGTCACGGCTGTGGGTGGAGGTCGAGGCCGTCGCCCAGCGCGTGTTCGGCGGCTTCGGCTACCAGGAGATCCGGCTGCCGCTGCTCGAGCCGACCGAGCTCTTCGTGCGCTCGGTCGGCGAGGCGACCGACATCGTCGGCAAGGAGATGTACACCTTCGCGGACCGCAAGGGCCGGTCGCTGACCCTGCGCCCCGAGGGCACCGCCTCGGTGGCGCGGGCGTTCATCGAGAACGGCCTCGCCCAGCGGCCGAGCCCGCTCCGGCTGAGCTACCTGGGGCCGATGTTCCGCTACGAGAAGATGCAGCGCGGCCGCTACCGCCAGTTCGCCCAGATCGGCATCGAGCTGCTCGGGGCGGCGACCCCGGAGGCGGACGTCGAGGTGGTGCTGGCCCTCCACACCTTCCTCGCCGAGCTCGGCTTCGACGACCTGGTGACGGTGCTCAACAACCTCGGCGACCCCGAGGACCGCCCCCGGTTCATCGAGCAGCTGCTGGGCGAGCTCGGGCCGCACCGCGACGAGCTGTGTGCCGACTGCCGGCGGCGCTGGGAGGCCAACCCGCTGCGCATTCTCGACTGCAAGGTGCCTCGCTGCCGCGAGCTGGTGGCCGGGACGACGCCGGTCGCCGAGGTCGTGTCGGAGGACGCGCGGCGGCACGTCGACGCCGTGGAGGCGATGCTGCGCGAGCTCGGCGTCGAGGTGCGGCGGGCGCCGCGCCTGGTGCGGGGGCTCGACTACTACCTGCGGACGGTGTTCGAGGTGGTGTCGCCCGAGCTCGGCGAGGACACCGTGATCTGCGGCGGCGGCCGCTACGACCGGCTGATCTCGGACCTCGGCGGCCCGCAGGTGGCGGGCGTCGGTTTCGCGATCGGCGAGGACCGCCTGATCGAGGTGCTGCCGGAAGCGTTCCGGGAGCAGGTCATGGGACGGCGGCCGGTGGCGGTGCTGCCGCTGGGGGGCGGCGCGGCGGCGCCCGCCCTCGCGATCGTGCGCGCGCTGGCCGTGCGCGGGATCGCCGCTCAGGCCGAGGTGACCGGGCGGTCGCTCAAGGCGAGCCTCAAGTGGGCCGCCAAGCTGGGCGCCCGGACGGTGGTGATCGTCGGCGGTGATGAGCTGGCCGCGGGCGTGGTCGTGGTGCGCGACCTCGACCAGGGCGAGCAGCAGGCGGTGCCGATCGCGGAGGTCGCCGACCGCGTCCAGCGGATGGGAGGAGCATGACCATGGCATCGAGTGCCTGGGCCCGGCCCTGGTGCGGGCACCTCGGCGTCTCCGACCTCGGGCGGGCCGTCGAGCTGGTCGGCTGGGTGCGCCGGCGCCGCGACCTGGGAGGCTTGGTGTTCGCCGACCTGCGCGACCGTTCCGGCATCGTCCAGCTGGTGTTCGAGGACGCACTGCTGCGCGACGGCGAGCGGCTGTCGGCCGAGGACGTGATCCGGGTCCGCGGGGTGGTGCGCAGGCGCGCCGCGGGGCAGGCCAACCCCGAGCTCGCCACCGGCGAGATCGAGGTGGCGGTGGCCGCGCTCGAGCTGCTGACCGAGTCCGAGACCCCGCCCTTCCTGGTCGAGGACGAGTCGAACGCCTCCGAGGAGCTGCGCCTGACCCACCGCTACCTCGACCTGCGCCGGCCGGAGATGATGGCCAACCTGGTGCTGCGCCACCGGGTGGTCGCCGCGACGCGCCGGTACTTCGACGAGATGGGGTTCATCGAGGTCGAGACCCCGATCCTGACCCGCTCGACGCCGGAGGGCGCGCGCGACTTCCTGGTCCCGTCGCGGCTCCACCGCGGCGCCTGCTACGCGCTGCCCCAGTCGCCGCAGCTGTTCAAGCAGCTGCTCCAGGTGGCCGGCCTCGGCCGCTACCTCCAGATCGCGCGCTGCTTCCGCGACGAGGACCTGCGCGCCGACCGCCAGCTCGAGTTCACCCAGATCGACGTCGAGGCCTCGTTCATCGAGGAGGAGGACATCTTCGCCCTCGTCGAGGGCCTGTTCGCGCGGATCTTTCCGCTGGTCGGGATCGAGCCCCCGGCGGCCTTTCCCCGCCTCACCTACCGCGACGCCATGGAGCGCTTCGGCAGCGATCGCCCGGACACCCGGTTCGGCCTCGAGCTGGTCGAGCTGGCGCCGTTGTGCGCAGGCTGCGGCTTCCGGGTGCTCGAGGAGGCGGCGGCCACCGGCCGGGTCAAGGGCCTGGTGCTGCCCGGCGGCGCCGCCCTGTCGCGCGGCCAGCTCGACGCCCTCGCCGAGGTGGTGGCGCCCCATGGCGCGCGCGGCGTGCTGTGGTTCAAGCGCGGCGCCGACGGCGTCGCGTCGCCGGCCAAGAAGGCGCTCGGCGAGGACGGCGTCCGCCGCTTCCTGGACGCCGCCGGCGCAGGCGAGGGCGACCTCCTGCTGGCGGTCGGCGCGCCCGAGAAGGTGGCGCTTTCGAGCCTGGGCGCGTTGCGCCTCCACCTCGCCCGCGGGCACTCCCTCATCGACCAGCGCCGCCACGACTTCCTGTGGGTGACCGCCTTCCCGCTGCTCGAGTGGAGCGAGGAGGACCGCCGCTACTACGCGATGCACCACCCGTTCACGTCGCCGCTCCCCGAGGATGTCGCGCTGCTCGACAGCGCACCGGGCTCGGTGCGGGCGCGCGCCTACGACGTGGTGCTCGACGGCGTCGAGCTCGGCGGCGGCTCGATCCGGATCCACGACGGGGCGCTGCAGCGGGCGATGTTCAGGGCGCTCGGCATCGACGATGCCGAGGCTGCCGCGCGCTTCGGCTTCCTGCTCGAGGCCTTCCGCTACGGGGTGCCGCCCCACGGCGGGATCGCGCTCGGGCTCGACCGGCTGGTGATGCTGATGGCGGGGCGGGACTCGATCCGGGACGTCATCGCCTTCCCCAAGACCACCTCGGGCTCGTGCCTGATGACCGCGGCGCCGTCGCCGGTCGACGACGCCCAGCTCGCCGAGCTCGGCCTCGCGCGGCGGGAGTGACGGCGAGGCTCGGGAACGGGAACGGGAACGGGAGCGAGAACCCTTCGACTCGCGGCGCATTGCGCCGCTCGCTCAGGGCAGGCTCCACGGGCGCGGAAGCGGAAGCGGGCGCGGAAGCGGGCGGGAGAGGAGAGTGTCGCGATGCCGCTCAGCCGGGCTCACCGTCCTCGGGCAGGGCGTCGGCCGCGAGGTTGAGGTCGCCGCGCTCGACCGCGCCAAGCAGGTCGCGGGCCCGCTCGGCGTGCTCGGCCGCGACCTGGATCGCAACCGCGCCGAGGCCGTCGAGCACGAAGCCGTGGGTCTTGCGCAGCGCCTCGCCGCGGCCCGCCGCGGGGATGCCGTGGGCCTCGAGGAAGAGCCGCACCTGGGCCTCCTCGACCTCGCCCTGCGCGAGGAACACGGTGATCAGCTCGTCGTCCATCGGTTGATTCCCAGGCCCATCCTACCCCAATGTCATGCCGCAGCGCCCCGCCTCAACGGCTCCATGGCACCTCGCGCTCGCATCGTCCCGGGGCTCTCGGAGCAGGCTCAGACCACGACGAGCGGAGGTTCAGCCGCCTGTGGCCTGTCCGTTCAGCCGGCGCCGCCGTGCCGTCGGCGAGCGGTTTGACCACCCGGTCGGGTAGCGAGGGGCGTGCAGACTCCGAGCAGCGGTGGACGTAGCGCCCCTTGCGGAGCGTGTGAAGGTCCGGGACGCTGTCCGCATGCTCAAGGCACATGGATGGCATCTCGCTCGGACACGGGGCAGCCACCGCCAGTACAAGCACCAGGAGAGGCCGGGGCTGGTGACTGTGCCAGGGAAGCCGGGCGACGAGTTGGCTGCTGGAACGCTGCGCAGTATCCTCAAGCAAGCGGGGTTGAAGCCATGAGATACCTCATCGTGATCGAGCCGACCTCGACCGGCTACTCGGCGTATTCACCGGATCTCGAGGGGTGTGTCGCGACCGGTGCGACCCGCGACGAGGTGGAGCGGAACATGCGCGGGGCAATTGAGTTCCACATCGACGGGCTCCAGGCCGATGGACTCGAAGTGCCGGAGCCGCGGTCGAGCTCGGCGTACGTGGAGCTCGAGGCCGAGCGCTGCGGCTGACCGCGAACGCGGCCGCACGCGATCGAACGAGAGCTCGGTGCTTCCTCACGCGAGAGCCACAGTCGGCGACCCGCGCCCGGAACCGGGTCCGGCTTCGCGTTTCGCTTCGCCGCGACAAGAGCGGGCCCCACTCCGACGTGATCTCCCCGCCGGGCGGGCCCTAGCCCCTCGATCCCGGCCTCCAGATCCCCCTCAGGGCACCGTGGCACTCCACGCGCTCATGTCTCCCGACTCGAAGCCGTCCGCGAACACCCCGGCTGGCGGATTGACGATGGCGTGGGCGTAGACGTCGGTGTCGCTGTTGTGGGTGGCGACGTACACCGGGTAGACGCGGTCCCCGGCCACGGTCAGGCCGCAGTAGTCGCCGATGAAGTAGTGCGCGCAGGCGTACGGCTCCGCGGTCAGCCGGTACTCGGTCCAGGTGTCGCCGCCGTCGCTGCTCGTGGAGTAGTAGGCGTCGATGAAGGCGGTGCCGCCGGCGTCGTTCTGGGCGACGTTGCGGGTGTCGAGGAAGACCATGTGGAGGCGGCCCCACTGGTCGACCTCGATCCAGGGGAAGAACTGGTCACCCGGGGGATCGCCGTCGCCGTTGATGACCACCGGCGGGGTCCAGGTGCCGCCGAGATCGGTCGATCGCGCGAACAGCAGATCGACGTTGGCGTTGCCCCCGGAGCTGCCGGTGACGTCGTGCCACACCGCGTAGACCGTGCCCGACGCCCGGTCGACCGCGATGTAGGTGAAGGGCCAGACCCGGAAGGCCCCGGGGTAGCTGTAGCCGTTGACATCGGTGTCGACCCGGGTCGCGATCCGGATCGGGGCGCTGACGGTGGCCCCGCCGTCGAAGCTCCGCTGGAGGTTGATGCCCGGGCCGAGGTTCCAGTAGGCGACGTAGAGCTCGCCGCCGGGGCCGACCCGCGGCAGGTGGCCGAACCCGCCGTCGAGCACGGTCGGCGCCGACCAGGTGTCGCCGAGGTCGTCGGAGGACTGCAGGTAGGGGTAGTAGGCGACGTAGAGCCGGGTCGAGTCCGGCGCCTCCGGCCGGGGCCCGGTGCCCAGCCACGGCTTGTCGACGAACTCGTTGACGGGGTAGGTCATGACCGAGGGCTCGAAGGCGGTCGAGCCGGCCTGCTTGCGGGCCACCCAGACGCCGCCCGGGACCGCGGTGTAGGCGACCCCGCCCGCCCACAGGATGCCGGTCCGGTGATCGTAGCCGGTCATCGGGTCGCCCTCCATGTCGCACTGGCCGGCTGGCGGCGGGCGCAGCAGGAAGTCGTCCCAGGTGCCGCCGCCGTCCGTGCTGACCGCGACGCCGACCCGGACCTGACCGCCGTCCCGCCAGTCGTTCCAGGCCGCCACGATCTCGTCGGTCGCCGGGTCGGCCGCGGCGATCGTGGTCTCGCTGCCGTCGGCCGTCCCGCCCGCGGCGTCGACCCGCACCGGCGGGCCGATGGTCGGGCCGCCGTCCTGGAGCCGGCCATCCTCGACCCTCGCCCTCGCCACCTCGCCGATATCGGCGAGCTGCTCCAGGGTTCCGGGCAGGGGCGCGCCCAGGGCGCGCGCCCGCTCGAGGTGCTGTCGCGCGAGCTCCGGCTCGCCGCGCAGGAAGTGGCAAGCGGCGAGCCGCGCCTGCGCCTCGCCGTGCTCGGGGTCGGCGGCCGCGACCAGCGACCACTGCTCGATGGCGTCGTCGAGCCGGCCCAGGCTCTCCAGCGCGCCGGCGGCCGCCGCTCGCAGCTCGACGGCGGAGGGCTCGGCCTCGACGCCGGTGAGGAGCGCCGCCGCCGCCTCCTGCCAGCGGCGGACCAGGATCAGGGACCTGCCCAGCCCCCGGTACCCTTCGGCGAGGCCGGGGTCCGCCACCACCGCGTCGGTGAACGCCCGCAGGGCGGCCAGCCGGCGGCCGTCCCGGATCGCCTCGTCGCCGAGGGCCACGAGCCGGCGGGCGGCCGTCTCGCCAGTCTGCCGCGGTCGCCAGGCCGGATCGACGACGGCCCGGTCGTGCCGGTAGATCAGCCCGGCCATGGCTTCGGCGAGCCGCTGGTCGAGAACGCCGCCGGTCGAGGGCGGCCGCGGGGAGGCCCCCTGCCGGGCGGCGCCCGTCGTGCCACAGCCGCCGGTCAACATTGCCGCTGCGAGCCCAACCGCGGCCAGCGCCGCGGCGGGCCGCATCGGCGAGCAGCCACCCGCAAAACCTCCACCGAAGCGCACGGCCTCTCCTCCTCCCGGGTCTCGGCCCCAGCCGGCCGAGCCCGTCCGCAGCCTCACGCTAGCGGAGCGGGATCCGCTTTGCAACGCGCCGCCCAGCTCGCCGTTGGACCCGTCACGCCGGGTGCGGCAGCGGGCGGGCTCGGGGACGGACACGGGCGCGGACCCCATCGACTCGCGGCGCCGGGGCGCCGCTCGCGCAGGGCAGGCTCCACAAGCACGGAAGCGGATCCGGCTTCGCGTTCCGGCTCGCCGTGACACGAGCGGGCGCGGGCGGGGGACGAGCCCCCAGATCCTAGCCCCTAGATCCTCCTCGTGTTGACAGTCGGCGACGCCGGTTGCTAAGATCCGGGTTCGCCCTGCGGGGCGAGTGGTTCTTTGTCAGACACCAGGGTCGAAGACGGGTTGCAAGCGCCATGCCCGGCCGCCGGGGGGCCACCTGTCAGCAGCCACAGGCGCGTAGCTCAGATGGTTAGAGTGCTACCTTGACACGGTAGAGGTCCGCGGTTCGATCCCGCGCGCGCCTACCACGAACTTCGCGCAGGCGCGTAGCTCAGTTGGTTAGAGCGCATCCCTCACACGGATGAGGTCATCGGTTCGAGCCCGATCGCGCCTACCAGTGAACACGTCTTCCCGACCCCGGTGGTCGGGTTTTTTACTTTTGGAAGAGAGATGATGAAAGCCACGATTCGAGTCAAGCTGCCGGACGGGAGCGAGCGCGACGTCCCGGTGGGGACAACGGTCCTCGAAGCGGCCGCGTCGATCGGCCCGCGGCTGGCCCGCGACACCGTCGCCGGCCTGGTCAACGGCCAGCTCGTCGACCTGCGGACTCCGCTCGGCCAGGACGCGGAGCTGCGCATCGTCACCGGCAAGGACCCGGAGGGCGGCGAGGTCATCCGCCACTCCGCCGAGCACGTGCTGGCGGAGGCGGTCAAGCGGCTGTGGCCGGGCACCCCGATCGACGCCGGCCGCCAGGACCACACCGAGAAGTACCAGTACGACTTCCGCTTCCCGCGGCCGTTCACGCCCGAGGACTTCCCGCGCATCGAGGAGGAGATGCGCCGGATCATCGCCGAGGACGTCGCCTTCGAGCGCATCGAGACCGATCGCGAGGCCGCGCAGGCGGTGATGCGGGAGCGCGGCGAGGATCTCAAGCTGGTCCGGCTCGCCGACATCCCGGAGGGCGAGACCATCACGCTGTACCGCAGCGGCGGCTTCGTCGACCTGTGCCGCGGCCCGCACGTGCAGCGGACCTCCCAGATCGGGGCGGTCCGGCTGCTCGAGTCCTCCGGCGCCTACTTCAAGGGCGACGAGCGCAACGAGATGCTGCAGCGCATCTACGGCACTGCGTTCGCGAGCCAGCAGGAGCTCGACGCCTACTTCGCGCGGCTCGAGGAGGCGCGCCGCCGCGATCACCGCCGGATCGGCCGCGAGCTCGACTTGTTCTCGTTCCACGCCGAGGCGCCGGCCAGCCCCTTCTTCCACCCGCGGGGCGCCGTCGTCTACAACGCGCTGATCGACCTGATGCGGGAGAAGTACCGGCACTACGGCTACGAGGAGGTGATCACGCCCCAGATCTTCAGCGCCGATCTGTGGCGGCGGTCCGGGCACTGGGACAACTACCGCGACGACATGTTCTACGCCGACGGCTACGAGCTGGCGGGCGAGCGGACCAGCAGTGTCAAGCCGATGAACTGCCCGTCCCACTGCGTGCTCTACGGCACTCGCGCCCACTCCTACCGCGACTTGCCGCGGCGGATCGCCGACTTCGGCCGCCTCCACCGCTACGAGCGCTCGGGAGTGGTGACCGGCCTGACCCGGGTCCGCAGCTTCTCCCAGGACGACGCCCACATCTTCTGCACCCCCGAGCAGATCGAGGCCGAGGTCACCTCGCTCTTCGACTTCATCTTCGAGGTCTACGGGCTGTTCGGCTTCGGCAACGTCGCGGTCAAGCTGGCGACCCGGCCGGCCAAGGCGATCGGCGAGGAGGCGGTCTGGAGGCACGCGGAGCGGGTGCTGGCCGCCTGCCTCGACGCCCGCGACGAGGTCGACTACACGTTGAACCCGGGCGAGGGCGCGTTCTACGGCCCCAAGATCGACTTCGACGTCCTGGACGCGATCGGCCGCAGCTGGCAGCTCGCCACCATCCAGCTCGACTTCAACCTGCCGGAGCGCTTCGACCTCAGCTACGTCGACTCGGCCGGCGTCTCGCGCCGGCCGGTGATGATCCACCGCGCCATCCTCGGCTCGCTCGAGCGCTTCTTCGGGGTGATGCTCGAGCACTTCGCCGGCGACCTGCCGCCGTGGCTGGCGCCGGAGCAGGCGCGGGTGCTGCCGATCACCGATGCGGTCGTCGGCTACGCCGAGTCGGTGGCGCAGGAGCTGAGGCAGCGCGGGCTGCGGGTCGACGTCGACCGCCGCTCGGAGAAGCTCGGGTACAAGATCCGGGACGGCGAGACCATGAAGGTTCCCTACCTGCTGGTGGTCGGCCAGCGGGAGGCTGACGAGCGCACCGTCTCCCTGCGGCTGCGCCACCGTCGCGACGAGGGCGTCCAACCTCTCGCAGCGGTGGTGGAGCGGATTGCGGGCGCGGCGCGCGCACGTTCATTGACGCTGTGAGCACAAGGAGATCGAGATGCCGAAGATGAAGACCCACCGCGGTGCGGCCAAGCGGGTCAAGAAGACCGCGAGCGGCAAGCTGAAGCGGAGCCGCGCCTACCACTCCCACATCCTCGAGAAGAAGAGCACCAAGCGCAAGCGCCGCCTGCGCTCCTCGGCCCTGGTGTCGCCGTCCGACGCCAAGGTCCTGACCCGCATGCTGTCGGGCGCGAAGTAGGGGGTAGCCATGAGAGTTGCACGCTCGACGCACCGCAAGGACCGCCGATCCAAGATCCTCAAGCGAGCCGAGGGCTACTGGGGAGGCAAGTCCCGCCTGCACCGGATCGCCAAGCAGGCGGTGGACAAGGCACAGCTGTCCGCCTACCGCGACCGCCGGCAGCGCAAGCGGACGTTCCGGCGGCTGTGGATCGCCCGCATCAACGCCGCCGCCCGCGACAACGGCACCACCTACAGCGCGCTGATCGCCGGGCTGAAGAGCGCCGGCTGCACGCTCGACCGCAAGGTGCTCGCCGACCTCGCGGCGCGCGACCCCAAGGCCTTCGGCCAGCTGGTCGAGCTGGCTCGCTCTGCCGGAGCCGCCGCCGGAAGCTGAGGACGGCATGAGTATCGCCCGGCTCGATCAGGCGCGTGCCGACTTCCGCGCCGCGCTGGCCGCGGCGGGGCGCGACCCGGAGGCCCTGGAGCGGGTGCGGGTCGCCTTCGCCGGCCAGCGCTCCGGGCTGCTGCGCGATCTCGCGG includes the following:
- the thrS gene encoding threonine--tRNA ligase translates to MKATIRVKLPDGSERDVPVGTTVLEAAASIGPRLARDTVAGLVNGQLVDLRTPLGQDAELRIVTGKDPEGGEVIRHSAEHVLAEAVKRLWPGTPIDAGRQDHTEKYQYDFRFPRPFTPEDFPRIEEEMRRIIAEDVAFERIETDREAAQAVMRERGEDLKLVRLADIPEGETITLYRSGGFVDLCRGPHVQRTSQIGAVRLLESSGAYFKGDERNEMLQRIYGTAFASQQELDAYFARLEEARRRDHRRIGRELDLFSFHAEAPASPFFHPRGAVVYNALIDLMREKYRHYGYEEVITPQIFSADLWRRSGHWDNYRDDMFYADGYELAGERTSSVKPMNCPSHCVLYGTRAHSYRDLPRRIADFGRLHRYERSGVVTGLTRVRSFSQDDAHIFCTPEQIEAEVTSLFDFIFEVYGLFGFGNVAVKLATRPAKAIGEEAVWRHAERVLAACLDARDEVDYTLNPGEGAFYGPKIDFDVLDAIGRSWQLATIQLDFNLPERFDLSYVDSAGVSRRPVMIHRAILGSLERFFGVMLEHFAGDLPPWLAPEQARVLPITDAVVGYAESVAQELRQRGLRVDVDRRSEKLGYKIRDGETMKVPYLLVVGQREADERTVSLRLRHRRDEGVQPLAAVVERIAGAARARSLTL
- the aspS gene encoding aspartate--tRNA ligase codes for the protein MASSAWARPWCGHLGVSDLGRAVELVGWVRRRRDLGGLVFADLRDRSGIVQLVFEDALLRDGERLSAEDVIRVRGVVRRRAAGQANPELATGEIEVAVAALELLTESETPPFLVEDESNASEELRLTHRYLDLRRPEMMANLVLRHRVVAATRRYFDEMGFIEVETPILTRSTPEGARDFLVPSRLHRGACYALPQSPQLFKQLLQVAGLGRYLQIARCFRDEDLRADRQLEFTQIDVEASFIEEEDIFALVEGLFARIFPLVGIEPPAAFPRLTYRDAMERFGSDRPDTRFGLELVELAPLCAGCGFRVLEEAAATGRVKGLVLPGGAALSRGQLDALAEVVAPHGARGVLWFKRGADGVASPAKKALGEDGVRRFLDAAGAGEGDLLLAVGAPEKVALSSLGALRLHLARGHSLIDQRRHDFLWVTAFPLLEWSEEDRRYYAMHHPFTSPLPEDVALLDSAPGSVRARAYDVVLDGVELGGGSIRIHDGALQRAMFRALGIDDAEAAARFGFLLEAFRYGVPPHGGIALGLDRLVMLMAGRDSIRDVIAFPKTTSGSCLMTAAPSPVDDAQLAELGLARRE
- the hisS gene encoding histidine--tRNA ligase, producing the protein MIQKVRGTRDILPPESRLWVEVEAVAQRVFGGFGYQEIRLPLLEPTELFVRSVGEATDIVGKEMYTFADRKGRSLTLRPEGTASVARAFIENGLAQRPSPLRLSYLGPMFRYEKMQRGRYRQFAQIGIELLGAATPEADVEVVLALHTFLAELGFDDLVTVLNNLGDPEDRPRFIEQLLGELGPHRDELCADCRRRWEANPLRILDCKVPRCRELVAGTTPVAEVVSEDARRHVDAVEAMLRELGVEVRRAPRLVRGLDYYLRTVFEVVSPELGEDTVICGGGRYDRLISDLGGPQVAGVGFAIGEDRLIEVLPEAFREQVMGRRPVAVLPLGGGAAAPALAIVRALAVRGIAAQAEVTGRSLKASLKWAAKLGARTVVIVGGDELAAGVVVVRDLDQGEQQAVPIAEVADRVQRMGGA
- a CDS encoding type II toxin-antitoxin system HicA family toxin, giving the protein MKVRDAVRMLKAHGWHLARTRGSHRQYKHQERPGLVTVPGKPGDELAAGTLRSILKQAGLKP
- a CDS encoding type II toxin-antitoxin system HicB family antitoxin, which gives rise to MRYLIVIEPTSTGYSAYSPDLEGCVATGATRDEVERNMRGAIEFHIDGLQADGLEVPEPRSSSAYVELEAERCG
- the rplT gene encoding 50S ribosomal protein L20; this encodes MRVARSTHRKDRRSKILKRAEGYWGGKSRLHRIAKQAVDKAQLSAYRDRRQRKRTFRRLWIARINAAARDNGTTYSALIAGLKSAGCTLDRKVLADLAARDPKAFGQLVELARSAGAAAGS
- the rpmI gene encoding 50S ribosomal protein L35, producing MPKMKTHRGAAKRVKKTASGKLKRSRAYHSHILEKKSTKRKRRLRSSALVSPSDAKVLTRMLSGAK